In Syngnathus acus chromosome 5, fSynAcu1.2, whole genome shotgun sequence, a genomic segment contains:
- the tgm5l gene encoding transglutaminase 5, like encodes MLSVGVTKAFKVFGVETNVRLSLSLSSVNAEILNCLCLPADLDMKQVDLEMEENLERHRTAGFCHSKALVLRRGSPFRVSLPMNDCPFNSRTDTLRIKVMLGRLYVTMPVTLSKNISSSRWVAFMDPESLDVSNPSVFICAPASASVGCYTFKVLGFAQKKVKLRALGQFILLCNPWCHADSVYIPFEDQREEYVQNDSSLLFMGTASNVVSRPWSMDLFEPDVLEACLNLLNISPQHQRNKRADYLHRNNPVYISRVVSAMINCEDDRGVLKGNWSGDFSGGVHASKWTGSGDILRTWAQSGYRPVKYGQCWVFAAVMCTVMRVLGIPCRVVTNFNSAHDTNGNLVIEEFYSETGKKLKSTKDSIWNFHVWVECWMTRRDLGGDMDGWQALDPTPQHRSRGVFCCGPAPVKAIKERRVDLFYDIPFVYAEVNADVHTCVVSQGRVLSRSVDTERVGPLICTKAVGYPRLHNITPEYKNSKSPYSTLSSNSSCRSESSTLRRGTGKLVAILTLDKTPVAGAVIHITLKVINRQPVAKMLKVHINAQIKEYNNSPADTFWENQSVVHLGPLEVKVLKQQILPDQYEDAVGDDLVNLAAVLEDMATHERLLAFEEFNVATPELIIQVEDEDNLVLHQEQIANVTFTNPFSHPVSGVLSVSGASLLQGHSHFRMFALRPGGSGKQRIAFVPSMTGTKMLQALLTLSNKSTVRGFKMISIRPL; translated from the exons CTGTGGGTGTGACAAAGGCATTTAAAGTGTTTGGCGTCGAGACTAACGTCAGATTATCTCTTAGTCTGTCTTCTGTAAACGCAGAAATACTCAATTGCCTGTGTCTACCTGCAGATTTGGACATGAAACAAGTTGACTTGGAAATGGAGGAGAACCTGGAACGCCACCGGACGGCCGGCTTCTGCCACTCCAAAGCTCTGGTACTCCGAAGGGGCTCGCCGTTCAGAGTCAGCCTGCCTATGAATGATTGCCCTTTCAACTCCCGCACCGACACGCTGAGGATCAAAGTCATGCTTG GCCGCCTGTATGTGACCATGCCCGTCACTCTGtctaaaaacatttcttcatCTCGTTGGGTGGCCTTTATGGACCCCGAGAGCCTGGACGTGAGCAACCCATCGGTGTTCATCTGCGCCCCTGCCTCGGCCTCGGTGGGCTGCTACACTTTCAAAGTGTTGGGGTTTGcccaaaaaaaggtgaaattaCGCGCTTTGGGCCAATTCATTCTGCTCTGCAACCCCTGGTGTCATG CTGACAGCGTGTACATTCCCTTCGAGGACCAGAGGGAGGAATACGTCCAGAATGACTCAAGTTTGCTCTTCATGGGGACGGCTAGCAACGTCGTGTCCAGACCCTGGTCCATGGACCTG tTTGAGCCAGATGTCCTGGAAGCGTGTCTCAACTTGCTCAATATCAGCCCTCAGCACCAACGCAATAAGAGGGCGGATTACCTGCACCGCAACAACCCAGTCTACATCAGCCGAGTAGTTTCAGCCATG ATCAACTGCGAGGATGACCGCGGTGTGCTGAAAGGCAACTGGTCAGGCGACTTCAGCGGCGGGGTACACGCGTCCAAGTGGACAGGTAGCGGAGACATCCTGAGGACCTGGGCTCAGTCCGGGTACCGACCCGTCAAGTACGGCCAGTGCTGGGTGTTCGCCGCCGTCATGTGCACAG TCATGCGCGTCCTTGGAATCCCGTGCCGCGTCGTCACCAACTTCAACTCGGCTCATGATACCAATGGCAACCTGGTTATCGAGGAGTTCTACAGCGAGACGGGAAAGAAGCTGAAGAGCACCAAAGACTCAATATG GAACTTTCACGTGTGGGTGGAGTGCTGGATGACTCGACGGGATTTGGGCGGCGACATGGACGGCTGGCAGGCTCTGGATCCCACCCCGCAGCACAGGAGCAGAG GCGTGTTCTGCTGCGGCCCGGCTCCCGTCAAGGCCATCAAGGAGCGCCGTGTGGATCTCTTCTACGACATCCCTTTCGTTTACGCCGAGGTGAACGCCGACGTCCACACGTGCGTGGTGAGCCAGGGCCGCGTGCTGAGCCGCAGCGTGGACACGGAGCGAGTGGGGCCGCTCATCTGTACCAAAGCCGTGGGTTACCCCAGGCTGCACAACATCACCCCGgaatataaaaacagcaaaa GCCCCTATTCAACACTCTCCTCTAACAGTTCCTGCCGCTCAGAGAGCTCCACGCTGAGACGAGGCACAG GCAAGCTGGTTGCCATCCTGACCCTGGATAAAACCCCCGTGGCTGGTGCGGTCATCCACATTACCCTGAAGGTCATCAACAGGCAGCCCGTGGCCAAAATGCTCAAGGTCCACATCAACGCGCAGATCAAAGAATACAACAACAGccctgcagacactttctGGGAAAACCAGAGTGTGGTACACTTGGGCCCCCTGGAAG tgAAGGTCCTTAAGCAGCAAATTCTTCCGGACCAATACGAGGACGCGGTAGGGGACGACCTGGTCAACCTGGCGGCCGTGTTGGAGGACATGGCCACTCACGAGCGCCTGCTGGCCTTCGAGGAGTTCAATGTGGCCACTCCAGAGCTCATCATTCAg GTTGAGGATGAAGACAACTTGGTGCTGCACCAGGAGCAGATTGCCAACGTGACCTTCACTAACCCGTTCTCGCATCCCGTAAGCGGAGTGCTGAGTGTGTCCGGCGCCAGCCTCCTCCAAGGCCACAGCCACTTCAG AATGTTCGCGCTGCGTCCCGGCGGAAGTGGAAAGCAACGCATCGCCTTTGTCCCCAGCATGACAGGAACTAAGATGCTTCAGGCTTTGCTGACCCTCTCCAACAAGTCCACCGTCAGAGGATTCAAGATGATCTCCATCCGCCCTCTTTAA